One Accipiter gentilis unplaced genomic scaffold, bAccGen1.1, whole genome shotgun sequence DNA segment encodes these proteins:
- the LOC126037279 gene encoding uncharacterized protein LOC126037279 has product MVALGGTLGSSLSPGPRPSPNLSPCPQPQVPTLIPVSPSPHPGVPIPMSPRIPIPVSPCPHVPMS; this is encoded by the exons ATGGTGGCGCTCGGTGGCACTTTGGGGTCGTCTTTGTCCCCAGGTCCCCGGCC gtcCCCAAActtatccccatgtccccaaccccaaGTGCCCACCctcatccctgtgtccccatcccctcatcccggtgtccccatccccatgtcc ccccgcatccccatcccagtgtccccgtgtccccatgtccccatgtcc